The window CTACCGGGTTACGCTGACGCTGTTTCACCACATCATTCAAGTACTTCGCTGGGCTGCCACGGACCGCCATCTCGCCATACCTGAGGGACTCACACCATTGCCTCCATATAGGGCCGCATCACGTTGGTCATCCGACAGATTTGTGCGAAGTGATAGAGGTCATCCATAGTAGCTTTCCGTTCCCGAATGCAGTCTCGCAGGGCTTCAATAGCCACATCCAGGCCGATCTTGTTTCGGTATTTGAAGCAGTCCGCCACGGTCTTGGCCGGATTATAGATCCGCACCTGGATATGTTCAATGGTATGTGTTTCAATGCCCTCATCAAAGGCAAGCCCTGAAAAACGCGCAAACCGAATCTGTAGCCCATCCACTTTGGGCTTACGTGCTTTGTTTGGAATTGCCATCCACACCTGAAACGGAAGCTGCGTGGTCAGTTCGTGGAATTGCAGAGCAGAAAGCAGACAGATGACGCCCTGGGGCACCCTCTTGCAGGCTTCCGCCAGGCTGTGATGCGCCGTCCACTCGGCATCGGGGAGAGTGTAAAGCCCCCGTCCCACCTGGCGTAGCATGCCTCGGTTTCTGAGTCTGCTGAGGTATTCGCGTGGGATCCCATACTGGTCCAGATCCCGCGGCCTGAGCATACCCGCCTGTTTTACAAGCTCTAGAACACTGGGTTTCTGTGATTTGTCCATAGCCTTCTTGAGTTACAAATTGTCAATATTTATATATAAATATATACATTTTCAGACAAAATTCCATACTTTAAAGCAAATATACGACACTCTTTTATCCCGTAGCGAGACTCTCTTTTTGTCACACTTCCGCATCAGCAGGTCGGATTGGTTCAACACGCTCGTGCCCGATTACCTTTCGGGCATATAGTAGGCAGGCTTGAATATCTTCATGTGTCAGCCAAGGATACCCTTTAAGCAGCATCTCA is drawn from Gemmatimonadota bacterium and contains these coding sequences:
- a CDS encoding transcriptional regulator, whose protein sequence is MDKSQKPSVLELVKQAGMLRPRDLDQYGIPREYLSRLRNRGMLRQVGRGLYTLPDAEWTAHHSLAEACKRVPQGVICLLSALQFHELTTQLPFQVWMAIPNKARKPKVDGLQIRFARFSGLAFDEGIETHTIEHIQVRIYNPAKTVADCFKYRNKIGLDVAIEALRDCIRERKATMDDLYHFAQICRMTNVMRPYMEAMV
- a CDS encoding DUF433 domain-containing protein yields the protein MDEKKLLERITINPKIFGGKPIVRGRRLAVEHVLGMLAAGDTPEMLLKGYPWLTHEDIQACLLYARKVIGHERVEPIRPADAEV